The Chitinophaga niabensis genomic interval TTATTTGAATATGCGATACACCGTTACCTCTTTCATTATGTAACAGAGAATCCCAAATGGAGAAGGATCGTGTATGTATTACACGGGAATCACCATGAGTATCCAAGGGATAAGCAGCGCTTGTTCATGCCGCCGGTGCCCAGCCTGATCATAGCCTCTATACTCTTTGCCGTTATGTATTTCCTGATGGGGCAAATGGTATATATGTTCTTCCCGGGTTTCCTGATCGGCTACCTGATGTATGGCAGTATGCACTATGCTATCCATGCATGGCATCCGCCGTTCAAGTTCCTGAAGCCTTTATGGCGTAATCATCACCTGCATCATTATAAGAGTGATGATAAAGGGTTTGGCGTAAGCTCTTCTTTCTGGGACAGGGTGTTTGGTACTTACTTTGACGTGAATGAGAAAGAGGATAAAGAAAAGGCAAGGGCTTTAATGTTCGATAAGTAAATTAAAAGTGAAACGCCCGGATGTTACATCCGGGCGTTTTTTATTTAAGGCAATAGCCTTGCAGGCATTAAGATCCTTTTTGTTTGAAGTTCCTCTTCACCATTTCTCTTC includes:
- a CDS encoding sterol desaturase family protein, with the translated sequence MKFDKIKNKGQARLFESQYLEVLTKTHPLFIWGMYLPVFGYMLYYSYNTLGYGIGKVALIFLGGIFTWSLFEYAIHRYLFHYVTENPKWRRIVYVLHGNHHEYPRDKQRLFMPPVPSLIIASILFAVMYFLMGQMVYMFFPGFLIGYLMYGSMHYAIHAWHPPFKFLKPLWRNHHLHHYKSDDKGFGVSSSFWDRVFGTYFDVNEKEDKEKARALMFDK